A single Plasmodium knowlesi strain H genome assembly, chromosome: 13 DNA region contains:
- a CDS encoding peptidyl-prolyl cis-trans isomerase, putative has product MSEVYSIEPKTSGKLTIYTSLGELEVHLFSNECPVACQNFIQLCLNNYYNGNKFFRIIPKFLIQTGDHTNTGLHNEYAFKEPFQNECNRRLKFLYAGCISFANLNIEKPSNGSQFFITLDKAEYLNNKSTLFGKVAKHSIYNLLKFNNIKTNKNDEPIEDAPYIQYIKIEENPFHHLVPYANYEREVKEKCHEDGRRELHRESKRLKGNLLSFGFDAEDTDKEEEMADKGEDENDGENDDEEGAVDGGKEQEERESQSGDTPHDRSTAEDITNRNPPEEELQRGTSLGRNKRDNKIVEEKIDRLKKKTNDIEMDKAKRKERDSAVRDLGSLDEAYLRKIRKYNKMSKREREKQSLQKLEEFDNRLKGLFSRDGETNKALKHDWLNTQGLKFRIDSANAYEHEDIKKKVVNPMDSENKRPYDSKFSMEKYIKEKRSKEDPAK; this is encoded by the exons ATGTCCGAGGTGTACAGCATCGAGCCCAAAACGTCTGGCAAGCTAACCATCTACACGAGCCTGGGGGAGTTGGAGGTACATCTTTTTTCCAACGAGTGTCCAGTAGCATGTCAGAACTTCATCCAGTTATGCCTAAATAACTACTACAATGGAAATAAGTTTTTCCGAATAATTCCCAAGTTCTTAATCCAGACAGGGGACCACACCAACACGGGACTAC ACAACGAGTATGCCTTCAAGGAACCCTTCCAGAATGAGTGTAACCGGCGATTGAAGTTCCTCTACGCGGGATGTATATCTTTCGCAAACCTAAATATAGAGAAGCCATCCAATGGAAGCCAATTCTTTATCACCCTAGATAAGGCAGAATACTTGAACAACAAGAGCACCCTGTTCGGGAAGGTTGCGAAACATAGCATCTACAACCTGCTAAAATTTAACAACATAAAGACAAACAAGAATGATGAACCGATAGAAGATGCTCCATACATTCAGTACATTAAAATTGAGGAAAACCCTTTTCACCACCTTGTTCCTTATGCGAATTATGAGAGggaggtgaaggaaaaatgtcaTGAAGACGGACGAAGGGAGCTCCATAGGGAATCGAAAAGGCTCAAGGGGAATTTGCTCTCCTTTGGCTTCGACGCGGAAGATACGgataaggaggaggaaatggccgataaaggagaagatgaAAATGACGGGGAAaacgatgatgaagaaggagCAGTCGATGGGGGAAAGGAACAGGAGGAGAGGGAGAGTCAATCGGGCGACACCCCCCACGACCGATCCACCGCAGAAGACATAACAAATCGAAACCCACCGGAAGAAGAGCTCCAAAGGGGAACATCCCTAGGGAGGAACAAGAGGGACAACAAAAttgtggaggaaaaaatcgataggctgaaaaaaaaaacaaacgacATTGAAATGGACAAagcgaaaaggaaggaaagggactCTGCTGTGAGGGATCTGGGTAGTTTG GATGAAGCTTATTTGAGAAAAATCAGGAAGTACAACAAGATGTCTAAGCGTGAGAGGGAGAAGCAG TCACTGCAAAAACTTGAAGAATTCGATAACAGGCTAAAGGGGCTCTTTTCCCGTGACG gAGAAACCAACAAAGCGTTAAAGCATGACTGGCTGAACACCCAGGGGTTGAAGTTCCGAATTGATTCCGccaat gCATACGAACATGAAGacataaagaagaaa GTGGTTAATCCAATGGACAGTGAGAACAAGCGTCCCTATGATTCCAAGTTCAGCATGGAG AAATATATAAAGGAGAAGCGATCGAAGGAAGACCCCGCGAAGTAG
- a CDS encoding ankyrin-repeat protein, putative: MKLFLCRHRNGGSAEGDLRVQAPSLGIGRGGNQMKGCNIGWRGRSAKEDLLQMGGSNMIGEKGEGSDSSTGRNDPPIEEPNDRSVERSSWEATQSAPRQNPIERNRNFFAHFDCADTFQRRSNGVERYMEELRNPPFRSTCVHAIPPICFYQRERNNKSSCFTAGDRLISSPDLPAGGGKGPCIQTGGNVNVDTPHASVMNRVRNKVGRRKKGKKKLTCLNQFFLRHMRHSKCCTCPFVMKTNRKYRCIRRSGAMCICVGVSHSDHLTIGKDNQESEKASLRRDEDLAKKRRGILRGEHNKKRGSEQKVGLRVQWDDGKEAYFFQDGLSEVDRGEAYHGNSDGTSECAQFHMYDREEEKKAKEEFTPGEYSPQWNSARCEEETMEKACETHFGRGRAPCQNDIGGDCTCNEVGAYMDAFRETLENPTLVDGITDFHPIHLATKEGNMELVKRMIKSGAYINSKTKRRKFTPLHLSASKGDLDSVKFLIENHADVNALSCDNETPLWCASISNHLEVCKYILTHGALPNLTIAKKKHDSPLHAASMMGNFEVVKLLIEYGADVSCLDSNLLEPVHYASFEGHKGIVKYLLFQQIKDAVDTKMKEVVNAMHKYGVYSKTLEQFYLLKYKAFYKKRFTSKILCCAIVSGKEKIVNLILRRGANPNYFDVRLQLFPIHAASITGNIRILKSLVRRGANIYAKTGCNNLAIDLTEDLEIKQYILQESRKINLRNAWLVRQRKSSHVLSRLSPDAFYYVCTFL, encoded by the coding sequence ATGAAGTTGTTCTTGTGTCGGCACAGGAACGGGGGGAGCGCGGAGGGAGACCTCCGAGTTCAGGCGCCAAGTCTGGGAATAGGGCGAGGAGGCAACCAGATGAAGGGATGCAACATCGGCTGGAGAGGGAGAAGTGCAAAGGAGGATCTACTCCAAATGGGGGGGAGTAATATGATTggtgaaaagggggaagggagtGACTCAAGTACGGGGCGAAACGATCCACCAATTGAGGAGCCGAATGATCGCTCGGTGGAGAGAAGCTCATGGGAGGCGACACAGAGTGCCCCCCGTCAGAACCCAATCGAAAGGAACAGAAACTTTTTCGCCCACTTCGATTGCGCAGACACATTTCAGCGTCGTAGCAACGGAGTGGAGCGTTACATGGAGGAGTTGCGCAACCCTCCGTTTAGGAGCACTTGTGTACATGCCATCCCTCCGATATGTTTCTACCAAAGGGAGAGGAATAATAAATCGAGTTGCTTCACTGCAGGAGACCGATTAATAAGTAGCCCTGATTTGCCAGCTGGAGGTGGAAAGGGGCCATGCATCCAGACAGGCGGCAATGTCAATGTAGATACCCCCCATGCTAGTGTGATGAACAGGGTTAGAAACAAAGTAGGGCGtaggaagaaagggaaaaagaagttgaCATGCCtgaatcaattttttttgcgtcaTATGCGTCATTCGAAGTGCTGCACATGCCCGTTTGTAATGAAGACCAACAGGAAGTACAGATGCATTAGGAGAAGCGGTGCTATGTGCATCTGCGTTGGGGTGAGTCACTCTGACCACTTAACCATTGGGAAGGATAACCAAGAATCGGAAAAGGCATCCCTTCGCAGGGATGAGGATCTTGCGAAGAAGAGAAGGGGCATTCTACGTGGAGAGCACAACAAAAAGAGAGGGAGTGAACAGAAGGTGGGTTTGCGGGTGCAATGGGATGATGGGAAAGAAGCCTACTTTTTTCAGGATGGCTTGTCTGAGGTAGATAGGGGAGAGGCTTATCATGGGAATTCAGATGGTACCTCTGAATGCGCACAGTTCCACATGTACGATagggaggaggagaagaaggccaAGGAGGAATTCACCCCTGGAGAGTATTCCCCCCAATGGAACAGTGCTCgatgtgaagaagaaactaTGGAGAAAGCCTGTGAAACACACTTTGGTAGGGGAAGAGCCCCATGTCAAAACGATATCGGAGGTGATTGTACTTGCAATGAAGTAGGTGCGTATATGGATGCGTTCAGAGAAACATTGGAGAACCCCACCTTGGTTGATGGCATAACAGATTTCCATCCAATCCATTTGGCAACGAAAGAAGGGAATATGGAATTAGTGAAAAGGATGATAAAGTCAGGAGCTTATATAAATAGTAAAACGAAGAGAAGAAAGTTTACTCCATTACATCTATCTGCATCGAAAGGGGATCTAGATTctgttaaatttttaatagaAAATCATGCAGATGTAAATGCTCTTTCATGTGATAACGAAACACCTCTATGGTGTGCATCCATATCAAACCATCTGGAAGTATGTAAGTATATTTTAACGCATGGTGCATTGCCTAATTTGACAATagcaaagaagaagcatGACTCTCCTCTGCATGCAGCTTCGATGATGGGCAATTTTGAGGTGGTAAAATTATTAATAGAATATGGGGCTGATGTAAGTTGTCTAGATTCAAATCTCCTGGAGCCTGTACATTACGCATCCTTCGAAGGACACAAAGGGATTGTGAAGTACCTCCTTTTTCAACAAATCAAAGATGCAGTagatacaaaaatgaaagaggTTGTTAACGCCATGCACAAATATGGAGTGTATTCTAAAACGTTAGAACAATTCTACTTGTTAAAATATAAGgccttttataaaaaaaggttcaCCAGTAAAATATTATGTTGTGCTATTGTTtcaggaaaggaaaaaatagttaACCTCATTTTGAGGAGAGGTGCTAATCCAAATTACTTCGATGTGAGATTACAGTTGTTTCCAATCCATGCTGCATCCATCACAGGCAACATAAGAATATTAAAAAGTTTAGTTCGCAGAGGTGCAAACATTTATGCGAAAACGGGGTGTAACAATTTAGCTATAGACTTGACTGAAGACTTGGAGATTAAACAATACATTTTGCAAGAATCGAGAAAAATTAACTTGAGGAATGCTTGGCTAGTTAGACAACGGAAGAGTTCCCATGTACTTTCTCGCCTTTCCCCCGACGCGTTTTACTATGTCTGCACATTTTTGTGA
- a CDS encoding nucleolar GTP-binding protein 2, putative, with protein sequence MIKKGSLKLKSLKIGRSSVGNVKVEGKSICKDEAKRKNDEKQKRLKMYRTKANLKKMNAKINEVRRIEPNIKWFNNTRTISQSKLEIFRDKMEEATHDPFSVVIKRSKIPVELLRGEGSSVGGSGGNGLMCPAQFEKKKYQSESFLRMENFQDVYGKKKKRKRPKLNVSSLEELADDAKMKLTNYEAEKDNSLIESRNKEVEKKFSKDQLLKIGQSKRIWTELYKVIDSSDIILEVLDARDPIGTRCRRLEENLKKDRPNKHIILIVNKVDLVPTSVAEKWIKILSKEYPTIAYHASINKPFGKNDLFNVIRQYTQFFQNQRKKHIHIGLIGYPNVGKSAIINSLKKKVVCISACLPGQTKYWQFIKLTSKIYLIDCPGIVPYDIDDSDKILRCTMRLEKITNPHFYIDDVFKLVDRQHLLRIYKLPEDLQFANTEEFLEILAKKMGKLLKGGEPDITSVSKIILNDWIKGKIPYYVDPDAVQHAAKGLTGNSGEEVKLTVASDKEEKLAAESDKEEKLAAESDKEEKLTVESDKEEELLEESNQEEESLVNRVNNNVSVEEC encoded by the coding sequence ATGATTAAGAAGGGGAGCCTGAAGCTGAAGAGCCTGAAAATCGGGCGCAGCTCCGTGGGAAATGTGAAAGTGGAGGGGAAGTCTATCTGCAAGGATGAGGCCAAGAGGAAGAATGACGAGAAGCAAAAGAGGCTCAAAATGTACAGGACGAAGGCGAacctgaaaaaaatgaacgccaaaataaatgaagtaAGGAGGATCGAACCAAACATAAAATGGTTTAACAACACCAGGACCATTAGTCAAAGTAAGCTTGAAATTTTCAGGGACAAGATGGAGGAAGCCACACATGACCCGTTCAGCGTTGTCATTAAGAGGTCCAAAATCCCGGTTGAGCTTCTCAGAGGGGAAGGTAGCAGTGTCGGTGGAAGTGGCGGAAATGGACTGATGTGCCCCGCCCagtttgaaaagaaaaagtaccaGAGCGAAAGCTTCCTTCGGATGGAGAATTTCCAGGATGTCtatgggaaaaagaaaaaaaggaaaaggcccAAATTAAATGTAAGTAGTTTGGAAGAATTAGCAGATGATGCGAAAATGAAGTTAACGAATTACGAGGCGGAGAAGGACAACTCACTCATAGAGAGTAGGAacaaggaagtggaaaaaaaatttagtaAGGATCAGTTATTGAAAATTGGACAGTCTAAAAGAATATGGACCGAATTGTATAAAGTGATCGACAGCTCGGATATCATTTTAGAAGTTCTAGATGCACGTGATCCCATAGGAACTAGATGCAGAAGgttagaagaaaatttaaaaaaagacagACCTAATAAACATATCATTCTTATTGTGAATAAAGTTGATTTAGTGCCAACCAGTGTAGCTGAAAAATGGATTAAAATTTTATCGAAAGAGTACCCAACCATTGCGTACCATGCGAGTATAAATAAGCCATTTGGCAAGAATGATCTGTTCAATGTTATTAGGCAATACACACAGTTCTTTCAAAATCAGAGGAAGAAGCACATTCACATCGGGTTGATTGGTTATCCTAATGTTGGAAAGAGTGCCATTATCAactcattaaaaaaaaaagtcgtcTGTATATCAGCCTGTCTACCTGGACAAACCAAATATTGGCAGTTCATAAAATTGACTAGTAAAATATATCTCATAGACTGTCCAGGAATTGTACCCTACGATATTGACGATTCGGACAAAATTCTTAGATGCACCATGAGActggaaaaaattaccaatCCACACTTCTACATTGATGATGTGTTCAAGCTGGTTGACAGACAGCACCTCCTCCGCATCTACAAGCTCCCTGAAGATTTGCAGTTCGCCAACACAGAGGAGTTCCTTGAAATATTGGCAAAGAAAATGGGCAAGTTACTTAAGGGGGGAGAACCAGATATTACATCTGTTTCCAAGATCATCTTGAATGACTGGATCAAGGGGAAGATCCCCTACTACGTCGATCCGGACGCGGTACAACACGCCGCAAAGGGATTGACAGGAAACTCGGGCGAGGAAGTAAAATTGACGGTAGCGTCAgataaggaggaaaagttGGCGGCAGAGTCAgataaggaggaaaagttGGCGGCAGAGTCAgataaggaggaaaagttGACGGTAGAATCAgataaggaggaagaattgcTTGAAGAGTCCAACCAGGAGGAAGAGTCGTTGGTCAATCGAGTGAACAACAATGTCTCCGTTGAGGAGTGCTAG
- a CDS encoding 14-3-3 protein, putative: MKAAERNAHVSNRRPPLLVAKRKGVSTAHGKGVNTGHDKGATPTGYARQSRQKEPTTQERKEALKINIKRASAENITGRAAKGKDPPITLHKSDGKKDKAMNGKKKDKGMHSAGTTQPNSSNRKNNTWVEKSNVKSSSPHLAENHRSEESRAVVGSGIATVGEIPSSRKKTTHLGKVKNSKRYTDFNKGKNINEEKDGIKNMDTACESRVGCHGNSKSPKLTPLREQKSQGAPSPSMLSSQKIYPRNDIEIINHGIEDEISRKEKVKKLKNKILKMYSDLFLHHFRRSQNLVKCSGNENLNVCLNRESVHSFLRLSYKYGDYEYCVGCVMVLLLDRLTNSEVELNLEERDDLENAVRAYNYHTLRTYRATFKAYHKCNQNNGANGNCHSDHAKVVQDGDDMQYAHNRDDPPGKKTLQNAKRKNLCRSIRTMIKENFLLNCEAIINVVNCILCTINEEKEKIYYTHLNANQYKTISDITETGVKYKYEQLARETYEKAFQLAQVHLVPTDVHFLQLASRYISFLYFKVGQEQLALRICTGVFDRTADELGNLQDEGEVDKCLQILSKMRYNIKRWSRELHGNSILFLDF; this comes from the coding sequence ATGAAGGCCGCCGAAAGGAATGCGCACGTGAGTAATCGGAGGCCTCCCTTATTGGTggcgaaaaggaagggagtGAGCACTGCTCATGGGAAGGGAGTGAACACCGGGCATGATAAGGGAGCAACCCCCACTGGTTATGCAAGACAGAGCAGACAAAAAGAACCAACCACACAAGAACGAAAGGAAGCACTAAAGATCAACATTAAAAGAGCCTCCGCCGAGAACATCACCGGTAGGGCGGCAAAGGGAAAGGACCCCCCAATCACGCTCCATAAAAGTGACGGGAAGAAAGACAAAGCGAtgaatggaaagaagaaggataaaGGAATGCACAGTGCTGGAACCACCCAGCCCAATAGCAGTAATAGAAAGAACAACACGTGGGTGGAGAAATCAAACGTGAAGTCTTCCTCGCCCCACTTGGCTGAAAATCATCGAAGTGAAGAATCACGGGCAGTAGTAGGAAGCGGCATAGCCACAGTTGGAGAGATCCCAtcgagcagaaaaaaaacgacccacttgggaaaagtaaaaaactCAAAAAGGTATACAGATTTTAACAAGGGAAAGAAtattaatgaagaaaaggatggaataaaaaatatggacaCCGCATGTGAAAGTAGGGTGGGATGCCACGGGAACAGTAAATCTCCCAAATTGACACCACTGAGAGAGCAAAAATCACAAGGTGCACCGAGTCCATCCATGTTAAGCTCACAGAAGATCTACCCACGGAATGATATTGAAATTATTAACCATGGTATAGAGGACGAAATtagtagaaaagaaaaagtgaaaaagctaaaaaataaaattttaaaaatgtatagtGACTTGTTTCTACACCATTTTAGGAGGAGCCAAAATTTGGTAAAGTGCAgtggaaatgaaaatttaaatgttTGCTTGAACAGAGAGAGTGTGCACAGTTTCCTTCGTCTGTCTTATAAGTATGGAGATTATGAGTACTGCGTGGGTTGTGTGATGGTGTTGTTGCTCGATCGGTTGACCAACTCAGAGGTGGAGTTGAATCTGGAGGAGCGGGACGACTTGGAGAACGCTGTTCGCGCGTACAATTACCACACGCTAAGGACGTATCGAGCCACCTTCAAGGCATACCACAAGTGCAACCAGAACAATGGCGCCAACGGAAACTGTCATAGTGACCACGCGAAAGTTGTTCAGGATGGGGATGACATGCAATATGCGCACAATAGGGATGACCCCCCCGGGAAGAAAACTCTCCAGAatgcgaaaagaaaaaatctctGTAGAAGCATCCGGACtatgataaaggaaaattttctacTGAACTGTGAAGCCATAATAAATGTGGTTAACTGTATCCTCTGCACGAttaatgaagagaaggaaaaaatatactatACGCACCTCAATGCAAACCAGTACAAGACAATTTCTGACATCACCGAGACGGGGGtgaaatataaatatgagCAGTTAGCTAGAGAAACTTATGAAAAGGCATTCCAGTTAGCACAAGTGCACTTAGTACCGACagatgtacattttttgcagTTGGCTAGTCGCTATatctccttcctttatttcaAGGTGGGGCAAGAGCAGTTGGCCCTCAGAATTTGCACGGGCGTGTTTGATCGAACAGCAGATGAGCTTGGGAATTTGCAAGACGAGGGGGAGGTGGACAAGTGCCTCCAGATTCTTAGCAAGATGCGCTACAATATAAAGCGATGGTCGAGGGAGCTCCACGGGAATAGCATCCTCTTCTTGGACTTCTAA
- a CDS encoding actin-related protein, putative codes for MNSKNDVAESLLCGGEDISALVVDMGFSTTKIGHNQEDTPRVFLRSTCGEDVSPEGNTTPPGQAGINGAVNGSVLDDRYPKLKFPLNLNNPKEHIRIKPLFEKNPVDNTTHLNCDVFEKILHYGIEGVESKRVFECTDEIVDPIRLGGLNLKMNEHPILLSEANIHNHKMRAQMTEILFETFNIPALYFAKKAKLSAFSLGRCSALVVDIGASSLNITPVYEGYVLQKNSFEFNIGGDYFDRLIYGLLKKEQVKVVPYYQQSLKWRAGVASSSGNSWGNGATYLNNVHTSYEEEAILDVIRYMKESICKVRVGQNGTTNKKNESAIGNPKNGKEVESPGQTNNGAKNVNAPKWKTEQEEEEEEFFELPDGVKIKTDKYRYDIAEELFRALPSDHNFNGLPDAIVKCIISSDVDIRKELLQAIIVTGGSSLFPGLIDRLYNSLREKECFSQTIKMKILNMSSSVESLYSSWLGGSILSSLGTFQQVWVSRKEYEEDGHAIVLDRCF; via the coding sequence atgaactCGAAGAATGACGTTGCCGAAAGTCTGCTGTGTGGGGGCGAGGACATTTCGGCGCTCGTCGTCGACATGGGGTTCAGCACGACAAAAATTGGCCACAACCAGGAAGACACACCGAGGGTGTTTTTGAGAAGTACCTGTGGGGAGGATGTATCACCTGAAGGGAATACTACCCCCCCAGGGCAAGCAGGCATTAACGGTGCTGTCAACGGAAGTGTCCTTGACGATCGGTACCCGAAGTTGAAATTTCCTCTGAACCTAAATAACCCTAAAGAACACATTCGGATAAAACCTCTATTTGAAAAGAATCCAGTGGACAACACAACACACTTGAACTGTGATGTATTTGAGAAGATCCTACACTATGGTATAGAAGGAGTAGAGTCAAAGAGAGTGTTCGAATGCACGGATGAAATTGTCGATCCGATAAGGTTGGGTGGACTTAActtaaaaatgaacgaacatCCAATTCTGTTGTCAGAAGCAAACATACATAATCATAAGATGAGAGCACAGATGACGGAAATACTGTTCGAGACATTTAACATCCCTGCATTGTATTTTGCAAAGAAAGCCAAGTTATCTGCCTTCAGCTTAGGTCGATGTAGTGCACTAGTTGTTGACATCGGGGCCAGCTCTCTCAATATAACTCCCGTGTATGAAGGATATGTCCTGCAGAAGAATTCCTTCGAATTTAACATTGGCGGGGATTACTTCGACCGCCTGATTTATGGCTTGCTCAAGAAGGAGCAAGTGAAGGTTGTCCCGTACTACCAGCAGAGCCTCAAGTGGAGAGCCGGTGTGGCTAGCTCTTCAGGTAACAGCTGGGGTAACGGTGCAACCTACCTTAATAATGTGCATACCTCGTATGAGGAAGAAGCCATTTTAGATGTCATTCGCTACATGAAGGAGAGCATCTGCAAAGTTCGCGTCGGACAAAATGGAACCActaataaaaagaatgaaagcgCAATAGGAAATccgaaaaatggaaaggaggTGGAATCCCCTGGCCAAACAAATAATGgtgcaaaaaatgttaatgcacccaaatggaaaacggagcaagaggaggaggaagaggaatttTTTGAATTACCCGATGGAGTAAAAATCAAGACAGATAAATACAGATACGACATTGCAGAAGAATTATTTCGTGCCCTTCCATCGGATCATAATTTTAATGGGCTGCCAGATGCAATAGTGAAATGTATCATCTCTTCCGATGTAGACATACGGAAGGAATTGCTCCAGGCCATTATTGTCACGGGTGgatcttctcttttcccaGGGCTCATTGATCGACTGTACAATTCTctaagggagaaagaatgtttttctcAAACCATCAAAATGAAGATTCTAAACATGTCTTCTTCCGTGGAGAGTTTATACTCGTCCTGGTTGGGGGGTTCCATACTCTCCAGTCTGGGTACCTTCCAGCAGGTGTGGGTTTCCCGGAAAGAGTACGAAGAGGATGGTCACGCCATCGTCCTCGATCGTTGCTTCTGA
- a CDS encoding ERAD-associated E3 ubiquitin-protein ligase HRD1, putative, with product MEVNMRMYILLSHLGLAFILMYSFMKYNEFYSAVVYLSTEKFPRTIIYNFFLMIFIILCKLLLNIFIGELRYLEVEQLIDNARAFIMDTILFLVLSKPTINGKEVSSIILIKYLSIIVILKAYHLVLYSRVSHIFELGVPRTKVLVKLFIFMCLLSVANLTLFTYFYKYSLKNSTMYLWLFFESLSIFESCQISIFKFFVNIIDLRSANGLSSKATILFFLDILHDILSLIIFLVFILVFILNNFSNLPLHMTADIIHVVKTLISRFKSFQRYRELTKNIETKFPDATEEELREVGTCIICRDDLKEGSKKLSCSHIFHVECLKSWFIQQQTCPICRTEIKPQSSKENTQNEAIQKEQEQQEEEGQREKKINQLTIQEIITKASFLPIDKNSSSLNDSGTENMFLPKEDDSAVFGENMEIKQRIKILADLCDYYRELCLTCLKEIDKINYTAVPANVMLRNIYGSLNYNVLNNAEEDEVKKYLTKISHVPQMSVFKSYLERVLIDDMKYTKEICSLM from the exons ATGGAGGTCAACATGCGCATGTACATTCTTCTCAGCCACCTGGGCTTGGCTTTCATTTTGATGTACTCATTCATGAAGTACAACGAGTTCTACTCGGCTGTGGTGTATCTGTCGACGGAGAAGTTTCCAAGGACG ATAatttacaacttttttttgatgaTTTTTATTATACTGTGCAAGCTTCTGTTGAACATATTTATTGGAGAGCTGAGATACCTGGAAGTGGAGCAACTCATAGACAACGCGCGGGCATTTATAATGGacactattttatttttggtgTTGTCCAAGCCAACAATaaatgggaaggaagtgTCTTccattattttaattaaatactTATCCATCATCGTTATTTTGAAAGCTTATCACTTGGTCCTTTACTCCCGGGTTTCTCAC ATCTTCGAATTGGGAGTACCCAGAACCAAAGTGCTAGTGAAGCTATTCATATTCATGTGCCTGCTTTCAGTGGCCAACCTGACCTTGTTCACCTACTTCTACAAATACTCGCTGAAAAATTCAACCATGTACCTGTGGCTCTTTTTTGAAAGCTTGAGCATATTCGAGTCCTGTCAAATATCgatatttaaattttttgtgaaCATAATCGACCTTAGATCAGCGAATGGATTATCCTCCAAGGcaaccattttatttttcctcgaCATTCTGCACGACATCTTGAGCTTAATAATATTCCTCGTCTTCATCCTAGTGTTCATTCTTAACAATTTCAGTAATCTCCCACTACACATGACCGCAGATATTATACATGTTGTAAAAACATTAATATCCAGATTTAAATCTTTTCAGAGGTATAGAGAATTGACGAAGAATATCGAAACAAAATTTCCCGATGCGACGGAGGAGGAGTTAAGAGAAGTTGGCACGTGTATTATATGCAGGGATGATTTGAAGGAAGGCtccaaaaaattatcctGCTCTCATATCTTTCATGTAGAGTGCTTAAAGTCTTGGTTCATTCAGCAACAGACTTGCCCCATTTGTAGAACAGAAATAAAGCCACAGAGCAGTAAAGAAAACACGCAGAATGAAGCCATACAAAAGGAGCAGGAGCAgcaagaggaggaaggacagagagagaagaaaataaatcagCTAACCATACAGGAAATAATTACCAAggcttcttttcttcccatcgATAAGAATTCATCTTCCTTGAATGACTCTGGCACGGAGAATATGTTTCTCCCCAAGGAGGACGACAGCGCAGTTTTTGGTGAGAATATGGAGATCAAGCAGCGCATAAAGATTCTGGCCGACCTG TGCGACTATTACAGGGAGTTGTGTCTGACCTGCCTGAAGGAAATAGACAAGATCAACTATACCGCTGTGCCGGCGAATGTCATGCTGAGGAACATATACGGATCACTGAATTACAACGTATTGAACAACgcagaggaagatgaagttAAAAAGTATTTGACGAAAATTTCGCATGTACCCCAGATGAGTGTTTTTAAGAGCTACCTGGAGAGGGTGCTGATCGATGACATGAAGTACACGAAGGAGATTTGTTCACTCATGTAG